The window CGAGCGACGGGCAGACGGTCGCTCGGCTCGTGACGGTGGCGTGTTGAAGGAGCGTTCGTGATTCCTGGCGAAACGGGCGTCAGCAATCACTCGGATTCGAACTCGGGCGCTCGAGCGATCGTCGTAATCGCGACTTCGGGTTCGTAGGTCGGCCCCTGGAACAGGTGTCTGACCTCCTCGAAACCGGCTTCTTTGAACATCCGGTCGGCCTCGTACTCGTCGTAAAACAGCATCATCGCGTCGGCGAGCACCTGGGCGATTCGGTTGTCGGGGTAGTTCGGGCCGACGACCAGCACCTGCCCGCCGGGTTTGAGAACTCGGTTGAACTCCCGGAGTGCGAGCACGGGTTCGGGCCAGTACTCGATCGAGCCGGACGACCAGACGATGTCGAACGTATCGGTCTGAAACGGGAGCCGTTCGGCGTCGCCGCGATGGAAGTGAACCGGGCCGTCGGTCTTGCCGAGCTTCGTGTACGCCTTCTCGAGCTGGTGTTCGCTCTGATCGAGGGCGTAGACGGTGTCGACGTGTTCGAGGAGTCCTTCGGTGGCGAAGCCGGTGCCACAGCCGACGTCGAGTACCATCTCCGCGTCCTCGAAGTCGAGCAGGGAGAGGGCCTCCGTTCGCATCTCCTCGTTCCAGATGAACGGGTTGATCTGGTCGTAGACCTGCGAGAGGTACTTGTAGAACAGCCGTGCCCGAGCCTTGTTCTCGAGGATACCCATTGCCGGAAACTTACCAGTCGTGAGTGATAGGTCTGTCCATCAGCCGTGAAGCGCTGTGTCGGTGTCACACCCGGATTCGCTGAGACACTATCGCAACTACCTTATACGCGCTAGGGCAAACCTCGCTTGCTTAGAGTATGCCGAGGCCACAGGTTCTCAAAGAGATCACGTCGGCGGAAGAAGAGGCCGACAAAATCGTCGCATTGGCGAAGAACGACCGCGACGAGCGAATAGCCGAGGCCCGGGAACGCGCTGAGGAGATTCGCACGGAAGCGGAACAGGAGGCGCGAGACCTCAAAGAGCGTCGTCTCGAGGACGCTCGCGAGGAGATCGACGCCGAGTGTGAACGCGTGCTCCGGGAAGGAAAGCAAGACCGGGAGGCGCTGGCAGACAGCGCCCGGACGAAAGTCGGCGAGGTGACAGACCACGTCGTCGAGCTGTTCCAGGAGGACGTCAATGCTCAGACCTGAGCAGATGAGTAAGGTCTCGGTGACCGGCTCCAAATCCGTCCTGGAGCCGGTCATCGAGGCCGTCCACGACCTGCATCTGCTCCACCTGAGCGACTACGACGGCTCCTGGGAGGGGTTCGACAACGGCAACCCGATCGAGGGTGCCGACGACACCTCCGAGAAGCTCGTCACCGTCCGCTCGCTCGAGAGCATTCTCGACATTAGCGAGGACGACGCCGGCCCCGGCCGGCTCGATGACGACTGGGAGGCGCGTCTCGAGGAGGTGCGGACGAAGGTCAACCGACTCGACGACGAGCGCAGCGAGGTTCGCGAAGAGCTTCGCCAGGTGCAAGAACGAATCGACCGCGTCGCGCCCTTTGCGGAGCTCGGGATCGACCTCGACCTGCTGTCGGGGTACTCCTCGGTCGACGTCCTCGTCGGCGAGGGGAACCACGCAGAGGTCGAAGCGGCACTCGCTGGTTCCGAGGATATCCGCGCCTTCGAGACGTTCACCGGCGGCAACGTCGTGGCGATCGTCGCCGCACCCGCCGAGGACGTCGACGACGGCGCGACCATCATCGACGACGCCCTCGTCGGGCTCGAGTTCTCGCGCTATCCCGTCCCCGAGACGGACGAGAGCCCGCAGGCGTACGTCGACGACCTCGAGCACCGCAAACGCCAGCTCGAGGCCGACATCGAGGAGATCGACTCCCAGCTCGGGCGGATCAAACTCGACGAGGCGGGCTTCCTGCTTCGCCTCGAAGAGGAGCTGACCATCGAAGCACAGAAGGCCGATGCGCCGTTGCAGTTCGCGACGACCAATCGGGCGTTTGTCGCCGAAGGCTGGATTCCCACGGACGAGTACGACGCGCTCGTCGCCCGGCTGAACGACGCCGTCGGCGACAGCGTGGAAGTCGAAGAGCTCGAACGGGCGAGCTACGACCGCCACGGGGCACACAGCCACACCGAGGAGGTAGAGGACGAGGCGTCCGACGACGACGACGGGGACGCGACGGAGTACGAGTCGCCGCCACCGAAACAGCCGGCGACCGACGGTGGCTACGTGACGATGGACGACGAGCCGCCCACTCGACAGAGCAATCCCAAGGCCGCGAACCCGTTCGAGGAACTGGTACAGGTCATCTCCCGGCCAAAGTACAGCGAACTCGATCCGACGCTCATCCTCTGGTTGACGTTCCCGTTCTTTTTCGGGTTCATGATCAGTGACGTTGGCTACGGTGCGCTGTACGTGCTAATCGGATACTATCTGTACAAGAATCTCGACGGAATGCTCGGAAGCCTGGGTGCGGTCGCGATCTGGTGTGGTACCTTTACGATACTCTTCGGGTTCTTCTTCGGGGAGTTCTTCGGGTTCCACTTCCTGGGCGATATGATTCCGGGTGACACTGGCGGCTGGTACAAGGGACTAGACCCGTACTCGTCTGACTTCGCCCTCGCGTGGCTCGTGGTGAGCGTCCTCTTCGGGGTGTTCCACCTCAACATCGGCTACGTGATGGACTTCGTCGACAACCTCAGCCACGGGCTGTGGGACGCGATCACCCACAGCGTCTCCTGGATCCTGTTGCTCAACGGCATCTGGATCTGGGTGTTCACCCACCAGGCGAGTGCCGACAAGCCGGACTTCCTGTTCACCGTCTTCGACGGTCAGCCGTTCAGCCTCGGCTTCAACGGCTTCGGCGACGGGAGCATCTGGATGCTCGGTGCGACGATTCCGGTTCCCGGTGGCGGTGAATTTCTGTTCACTCTGCCGCTGGCGATGATCCTGCTGGGGGCAATCCTGCTGGGCATCGGCGATGCGCTCGAATTGGTCGAGATTCTCATCCCATTTGCCCACGTGCTCTCGTACACCCGGATGACCGCCGTCTTGCTCGCGAAGGGTGGGATGGCGTTCGTCGTCAACCTGCTCACCTTCGGTGCGTGGGAGACCCAGGAAGGGGCTCGGATGTTCGACGCCTCGTGGGAGGCAGCGATTCCCTACGAGAACTCGGAGATGATGTTCGAGGGCCTGTTCCACATGGGCGACGGTGTATCGGCGATCGTCTTCATTCTGCTCGGGATCATCGTGTTGATCTTCGGGCACATCCTGGTCTTGCTACTTGGTATCACAAGTGCCGGATTACAGGGTATCAGGCTCGAATACGTCGAGTTCTTTGGGAAGTTTTATGAAGGCGGTGGAAAGAACTACGAACCGTTCGGATACGATCGAAACCACAGTGAGGACTAAACACAATGTTCGAAATTACACCTGAAATTGCGGCGACGGTACTGCAGGGAGCAACGCTCGAGAACTTCACGGACAGCGGTGCGGCGGCGCTCGCCGTCGGTCTGGCAGCGCTCGCGACCGGGTACGCACAGCGCGGCATCGGCAGCGCAGCAGTCGGCGCGATGGCCGAGGACGACTCGACGTTCGGTAAGGGCCTCATCCTGACGGTGCTTCCCGAGACGCTCGTGATCCTCGCGCTGGTCGTCGTGTTCCTGGTCTAACCACCCCTTTCTCTCACCAATGAGTTTGGACACAGTCGTTGAAGACATTCGGGAGGAGGCCCACGCGCGTGCGGAGGACATCCGCGCCGAGGGCGAAGCCCGCGCCGAGGAGATCGAGTCGGCAGCCGAAGCTGACGCCGAGGATATCCTCGAGGCCGCCGACGAGGAGGTCGAGCGCGAGATCGCCCAACTCCGCGAACAGCGTCTCTCCAGTGCTAAGCTGGAGGCGAAACAGGAGCGCCTGGAGGCTCGACGTGACGTCCTCGAGGACGTCCGCGAGGCGGTCGAGGACGAACTCGTCGACCTTCCGGCCGACACCCGAGAGGAACTGACCCGCACGCTCCTCGACGCCGCGAGCGTCGAGTTCGACGAGGGCGACGACGTGTACGTCTACGGCCGTGCCGAAGACGCCGACCTGTTGTCGTCGATCCTCGAGGACTACGACGGCTACGAGTACGCCGGCGAGTACGATTGCCTCGGTGGCGTCGTCGTCGAGAGCGAGCAGTCCCGGCTCCGCGTCAACAACACGTTCGACTCGGTGCTCGAGGACGTCTGGGAATCGAACCTTCGGGAGATCAGCAATCGACTCTTCGAGCAATGAGTATCGGAGCCTCAAATCCGGAGTACGTGAACGCTCGCGTTCGGGCCCGCCGAGCTGCATTGTTCACTGACGAAGATTACCGCAAGCTGATCCGGATGGGGCCGAGCGGGATCGCACGGTTCATGGAGGAGACGGAGTACGAGCGAGAGATCAACGCGCTCGGGGCGCGCTTTT of the Natronosalvus vescus genome contains:
- a CDS encoding methyltransferase domain-containing protein, whose amino-acid sequence is MGILENKARARLFYKYLSQVYDQINPFIWNEEMRTEALSLLDFEDAEMVLDVGCGTGFATEGLLEHVDTVYALDQSEHQLEKAYTKLGKTDGPVHFHRGDAERLPFQTDTFDIVWSSGSIEYWPEPVLALREFNRVLKPGGQVLVVGPNYPDNRIAQVLADAMMLFYDEYEADRMFKEAGFEEVRHLFQGPTYEPEVAITTIARAPEFESE
- the ahaH gene encoding ATP synthase archaeal subunit H, coding for MPRPQVLKEITSAEEEADKIVALAKNDRDERIAEARERAEEIRTEAEQEARDLKERRLEDAREEIDAECERVLREGKQDREALADSARTKVGEVTDHVVELFQEDVNAQT
- a CDS encoding V-type ATP synthase subunit I, yielding MSKVSVTGSKSVLEPVIEAVHDLHLLHLSDYDGSWEGFDNGNPIEGADDTSEKLVTVRSLESILDISEDDAGPGRLDDDWEARLEEVRTKVNRLDDERSEVREELRQVQERIDRVAPFAELGIDLDLLSGYSSVDVLVGEGNHAEVEAALAGSEDIRAFETFTGGNVVAIVAAPAEDVDDGATIIDDALVGLEFSRYPVPETDESPQAYVDDLEHRKRQLEADIEEIDSQLGRIKLDEAGFLLRLEEELTIEAQKADAPLQFATTNRAFVAEGWIPTDEYDALVARLNDAVGDSVEVEELERASYDRHGAHSHTEEVEDEASDDDDGDATEYESPPPKQPATDGGYVTMDDEPPTRQSNPKAANPFEELVQVISRPKYSELDPTLILWLTFPFFFGFMISDVGYGALYVLIGYYLYKNLDGMLGSLGAVAIWCGTFTILFGFFFGEFFGFHFLGDMIPGDTGGWYKGLDPYSSDFALAWLVVSVLFGVFHLNIGYVMDFVDNLSHGLWDAITHSVSWILLLNGIWIWVFTHQASADKPDFLFTVFDGQPFSLGFNGFGDGSIWMLGATIPVPGGGEFLFTLPLAMILLGAILLGIGDALELVEILIPFAHVLSYTRMTAVLLAKGGMAFVVNLLTFGAWETQEGARMFDASWEAAIPYENSEMMFEGLFHMGDGVSAIVFILLGIIVLIFGHILVLLLGITSAGLQGIRLEYVEFFGKFYEGGGKNYEPFGYDRNHSED
- a CDS encoding V-type ATP synthase subunit E, coding for MSLDTVVEDIREEAHARAEDIRAEGEARAEEIESAAEADAEDILEAADEEVEREIAQLREQRLSSAKLEAKQERLEARRDVLEDVREAVEDELVDLPADTREELTRTLLDAASVEFDEGDDVYVYGRAEDADLLSSILEDYDGYEYAGEYDCLGGVVVESEQSRLRVNNTFDSVLEDVWESNLREISNRLFEQ